The proteins below are encoded in one region of Cololabis saira isolate AMF1-May2022 chromosome 13, fColSai1.1, whole genome shotgun sequence:
- the LOC133458017 gene encoding zinc finger protein OZF-like, whose product MSSSGSLREFISQRLTAAAEEIFTEFEKTIVQYEEEIDRQRRLLDITWKPEIKLHRTDSQQDLCKEEDDGPDQQLFNQEINSRLDQKEPVQLKDQLVLKEETDIVMVTQNSDESDHNEPEPNMDPVFYQNSLVADDQDEEETNHEEPGPNKRSRSERSDSIYVDNFLKSESHHDSDAEEQSLSCDICGESFQDENLMMIHQQIHTDDRPYTCQICYKNFKKSSYLAEHMRTHTGEKPYVCKICHKAYTQNNKLMIHMRTHTGEKPFSCKICHKNFTRNSSLTDHTRTHTGEKPYICKICHKAFALRSNLVSHTRTHTGDKPYSCNICHRNFIRRDCLIEHTRIHTGEKPFSCKTCHKNFRRKNRLTEHMKVHTGEKPYSCSFCLRSFTRRNSLDEHVRIHTGEKPFSCSFCHRSFTRRNCLNEHVRIHTGEKPFSCEICGDSFTTRPHLLDHARLHTGESS is encoded by the exons ATGAGTTCGTCTGGGTCTCTGAGAGAGTTCATCAGTCAGCGACtaactgctgctgctgaagaAATATTCACAGAGTTTGAAAAAACCATCGTCCAGTACGAAGAAGAGATCGACCGACAGAGAAGACTGCTGGACATCACCTGGAAACCGGAGATTAAACTACACAGAACAG ACTCCCAACAAGATCTCTGtaaagaggaggatgatggtCCTGACCAGCAGCTCTTTAACCAGGAAATAAACTCCCGCCTGGACCAGAAGGAACCAGTACAGCTTAAAGATCAGCTGGTACTGAAAGAGGAGACCGATATCGTCATGGTGACTCAGAATTCTGATGAAAGTGACCAcaatgaaccagaaccaaacatggatcCGGTCTTCTATCAGAACTCTCTGGTAGCTGACGACCAGGACGAGGAAGAAACAAACCACGAAGAACCAGGACCAAATAAGAGAAGCCGCAGCGAGAGAAGTGACAGTATTTATGTGGACAACTTCCTCAAGTCAGAGAGTCATCATGACTCCGACGCAGAAGAACAATCTCTAAGCTGTGATATTTGTGGAGAATCGTTTCAGGATGAGAATCTGATGATGATACATCAACAGATCCACACGGATGACAGGCCGTATACGTGTCAAATTTGTTATAAAAACTTCAAAAAAAGCAGCTACTTAGCCGAGCACATGAGAACGCACACCGGGGAGAAGCCGTATGTATGTAAAATATGTCATAAAGCTTATACACAGAATAACAAACTGATGATCCACATGAGAACTCACACAGGAGAGAAGCCGTTTTCTTGTAAAATATGCCATAAAAACTTCACGAGAAATAGCAGTTTGACCGATCACACGAGAACTCACACAGGGGAGAAGCCGTATATATGTAAAATTTGTCACAAAGCTTTCGCACTAAGATCCAATTTGGTGTCGCACACTAGAACACACACCGGAGACAAACCGTATTCGTGCAACATTTGCCATCGAAATTTCATCAGAAGAGACTGTTTGATCGAACACACGAGGATTCACACGGGAGAGAAGCCGTTCTCGTGTAAAACGTGTCATAAAAATTTCAGAAGAAAAAATCGTTTGACTGAACACATGAAAGTTCACACGGGAGAGAAGCCGTATTCGTGCAGCTTTTGCCTTCGAAGTTTCACCAGGAGAAACAGTTTGGACGAACATGTGAGGATTCACACGGGAGAGAAGCCGTTCTCGTGCAGCTTTTGTCATCGAAGTTTCACCAGGAGGAACTGTCTGAATGAACACGTGAGGATTCACACCGGAGAGAAGCCGTTCTCTTGTGAAATATGTGGCGATAGTTTCACCACTCGCCCTCATTTGCTGGACCACGCCAGACTGCACACGGGGGAGAGTTCGTAG
- the LOC133458020 gene encoding interferon-induced protein with tetratricopeptide repeats 2-like, whose protein sequence is MTSTAQILSTLKSKLEALECHFTWDLYASRSRLFHMRDALEDIGTKEGYSWLGHIYNLQGFIHHQLGFIQEALTFFCRATETFRQIRNTVSDEGPWLVVNYGNLAWMHHLLGEPAQSRDYLSKVHDLISEYPSPCQDELHPEICAEKAWTLMKFDKNKQMLATDYFQRAVRMQPDTVEWQTNRALALLNASRHHTENLGPNILEKMKIAKEHDPDNLHLAALYLDACPGRGIKMQDEVRELARKVLRKPVSSYSGIEPLLRLYRRHLSMDEAIDLAEEALERHPEARYIKKCAVVCYRMKIFAQSNNPDRSMIDRAVSLCEEVITLYPYSSLKMHITLAEIYSKLNQAKADLIFEELLKTDLDPEGAQMLYSCYAKHVGQKDMHKSLEYHMKAAAIPTESFYRKDSIRNIRKIRDRSSDRLCGEIEEFLDKVLQ, encoded by the exons ATGACCAG TACTGCTCAAATACTGTCCACGCTGAAGTCCAAACTGGAGGCCCTTGAGTGCCACTTCACCTGGGACCTTTATGCCAGCAGGTCCCGGCTCTTCCACATGAGGGATGCACTGGAGGATATCGGCACTAAGGAGGGGTACAGCTGGCTGGGCCACATCTACAACCTGCAGGGGTTCATTCACCACCAGCTCGGCTTCATCCAGGAGGCCCTGACGTTTTTCTGCAGGGCGACCGAGACCTTTCgccagatcagaaacacagtctCAGATGAAGGTCCCTGGTTGGTGGTGAACTACGGGAATCTGGCGTGGATGCATCACCTGCTGGGAGAACCAGCGCAAAGTCGGGACTATCTGTCGAAGGTTCATGACCTGATTAGTGAGTACCCGTCTCCGTGCCAGGATGAGCTCCACCCAGAAATCTGTGCGGAGAAGGCCTGGACCTTGATGAAGTTTGACAAAAACAAGCAAATGCTGGCCACAGACTACTTCCAAAGAGCTGTCAGGATGCAGCCAGACACGGTGGAGTGGCAGACGAATCGCGCATTAGCGCTACTCAATGCTTCCAGACACCACACAGAAAACCTGGGCCCAAACATTTTGGAGAAAATGAAAATCGCCAAAGAACATGACCCAGATAACTTGCACTTAGCGGCTCTATACCTGGACGCGTGTCCTGGGAGAGGAATAAAAATGCAGGATGAAGTACGAGAATTGGCAAGAAAGGTTTTGAGAAAGCCAGTCAGTAGTTACAGCGGCATTGAACCGTTACTGCGGCTCTACAGGAGACACTTATCAATGGATGAAGCCATTGATTTAGCCGAGGAGGCCCTGGAGAGACATCCAGAAGCACGATACATAAAGAAATGTGCTGTAGTCTGTTACAGAATGAAGATCTTTGCACAGAGTAACAATCCTGATCGCAGCATGATCGACAGAGCGGTCAGTCTCTGTGAGGAGGTGATCACTCTTTATCCTTACTCTTCACTTAAAATGCATATAACTCTTGCAGAAATATATTCAAAGTTGAACCAAGCTAAAGCGGACCTGATATTCGAGGAACTGTTGAAAACTGATCTGGATCCCGAAGGGGCTCAGATGCTCTACAGCTGCTACGCAAAACACGTTGGTCAAAAGGACATGCACAAGTCTCTAGAGTACCACATGAAGGCAGCAGCAATACCAACGGAGTCCTTCTACCGCAAGGACAGCATCAGGAACATACGGAAGATCAGGGACAGGAGCAGTGACCGTCTGTGTGGGGAAATTGAAGAGTTTCTGGATAAAGTGCTTCAGTGA
- the LOC133458021 gene encoding small glutamine-rich tetratricopeptide repeat-containing protein alpha-like isoform X2 yields MTDNKRLAFSIIRFLHDQLHSGNLSSDAQESLEVAVQCLETAFEVSTDDQTLAVPLTLPEIFSSATAQFSEQSQVNNNSTLNSPTEEQRAEAEMLKSDGNDQMKVENFAAAVEFYSKAIALNPRNAVYYCNRAAANSKLGNYAGAVQDCEQAISIDPNYSKAYGRMGLALASLNKHTEAVSYYKKALELDPDNDTYKANLKIAEEKMETSSPTAGMGGVDLAGLLSNPGFMNMASSLMNNPQVQQLMSGMMSGAYGGMPGGMPGGMPGGMPGGMPGGMPGGMPGGMPGGMPGGMPGGMPGGMPGGMPGGMPGGMPGGMPGGMGAGTGAGTGVGTAGGTAGGTAGGMVGGGGAAPGAPGAADLSGLIQAGQQFAQQMQQQNPELIEQLRSQIRNRTPSAGNEEQP; encoded by the exons ATGACAGACAACAAGCGCCTCGCCTTCTCCATCATCCGGTTCCTCCACGATCAGCTGCATTCGGGGAATCTGTCCTCAGACGCTCAGGAGAGTCTGGAAG TTGCTGTTCAGTGTCTAGAGACGGCGTTTGAAGTCTCCACCGATGACCAGACTCTCGCAGTTCCCCTGACGTTACCAGAGATCTTTTCTTCGGCTACAGCTCAG TTTTCAGAACAATCGCAGGTCAACAACAACTCCACCCTGAACTCTCCGACGGAGGAGCAGCGAGCCGAGGCGGAGATGCTGAAGAGCGACG GAAATGACCAGATGAAGGTGGAGAACTTTGCAGCGGCGGTGGAGTTTTACTCAAAGGCCATCGCCCTCAACCCTCGGAACGCCGTCTACTACTGCAACAG GGCGGCGGCCAATAGCAAACTGGGCAACTACGCCGGCGCCGTACAGGACTGCGAACAGGCCATCAGCATCGACCCAAACTACAGCAAAGCATACGGACGGATGGG CTTGGCTCTGGCCAGCCTCAACAAACACACAGAAGCAGTGAGCTACTACAAGAAAGCTCTGGAGCTGGACCCCGACAACGACACCTACAAGGCCAACCTTAAGATCGccgaggagaagatggagacgTCCAGTCCG ACTGCAGGAATGGGAGGAGTGGACCTGGCTGGATTACTGAGTAACCCCGGCTTCATGAACATG GCATCGTCTCTCATGAACAACCCTCAGGTTCAGCAGCT CATGTCAGGAATGATGTCCGGAGCCTATGGCGGGATGCCCGGCGGGATGCCCGGCGGGATGCCCGGCGGGATGCCAGGCGGGATGCCCGGCGGGATGCCCGGCGGAATGCCCGGCGGGATGCCAGGCGGGATGCCCGGTGGGATGCCAGGAGGGATGCCTGGTGGGATGCCTGGTGGGATGCCTGGTGGGATGCCTGGTGGGATGCCTGGTGGGATGCCAGGTGGGATGGGAGCTGGAACGGGAGCTGGAACGGGAGTCGGGACGGCCGGCGGGACGGCAGGCGGCACGGCGGGTGGGATGGTGGGTGGAGGAGGTGCTGCGCCCGGCGCTCCAGGAGCTGCAGATCTGTCAGGACTTATCCAGGC A
- the LOC133458021 gene encoding small glutamine-rich tetratricopeptide repeat-containing protein alpha-like isoform X1: MTDNKRLAFSIIRFLHDQLHSGNLSSDAQESLEVAVQCLETAFEVSTDDQTLAVPLTLPEIFSSATAQDLVSDSLSVLQFSEQSQVNNNSTLNSPTEEQRAEAEMLKSDGNDQMKVENFAAAVEFYSKAIALNPRNAVYYCNRAAANSKLGNYAGAVQDCEQAISIDPNYSKAYGRMGLALASLNKHTEAVSYYKKALELDPDNDTYKANLKIAEEKMETSSPTAGMGGVDLAGLLSNPGFMNMASSLMNNPQVQQLMSGMMSGAYGGMPGGMPGGMPGGMPGGMPGGMPGGMPGGMPGGMPGGMPGGMPGGMPGGMPGGMPGGMPGGMPGGMGAGTGAGTGVGTAGGTAGGTAGGMVGGGGAAPGAPGAADLSGLIQAGQQFAQQMQQQNPELIEQLRSQIRNRTPSAGNEEQP, translated from the exons ATGACAGACAACAAGCGCCTCGCCTTCTCCATCATCCGGTTCCTCCACGATCAGCTGCATTCGGGGAATCTGTCCTCAGACGCTCAGGAGAGTCTGGAAG TTGCTGTTCAGTGTCTAGAGACGGCGTTTGAAGTCTCCACCGATGACCAGACTCTCGCAGTTCCCCTGACGTTACCAGAGATCTTTTCTTCGGCTACAGCTCAG GACCTGGTCTCTGATTCGCTGTCTGTTCTGCAGTTTTCAGAACAATCGCAGGTCAACAACAACTCCACCCTGAACTCTCCGACGGAGGAGCAGCGAGCCGAGGCGGAGATGCTGAAGAGCGACG GAAATGACCAGATGAAGGTGGAGAACTTTGCAGCGGCGGTGGAGTTTTACTCAAAGGCCATCGCCCTCAACCCTCGGAACGCCGTCTACTACTGCAACAG GGCGGCGGCCAATAGCAAACTGGGCAACTACGCCGGCGCCGTACAGGACTGCGAACAGGCCATCAGCATCGACCCAAACTACAGCAAAGCATACGGACGGATGGG CTTGGCTCTGGCCAGCCTCAACAAACACACAGAAGCAGTGAGCTACTACAAGAAAGCTCTGGAGCTGGACCCCGACAACGACACCTACAAGGCCAACCTTAAGATCGccgaggagaagatggagacgTCCAGTCCG ACTGCAGGAATGGGAGGAGTGGACCTGGCTGGATTACTGAGTAACCCCGGCTTCATGAACATG GCATCGTCTCTCATGAACAACCCTCAGGTTCAGCAGCT CATGTCAGGAATGATGTCCGGAGCCTATGGCGGGATGCCCGGCGGGATGCCCGGCGGGATGCCCGGCGGGATGCCAGGCGGGATGCCCGGCGGGATGCCCGGCGGAATGCCCGGCGGGATGCCAGGCGGGATGCCCGGTGGGATGCCAGGAGGGATGCCTGGTGGGATGCCTGGTGGGATGCCTGGTGGGATGCCTGGTGGGATGCCTGGTGGGATGCCAGGTGGGATGGGAGCTGGAACGGGAGCTGGAACGGGAGTCGGGACGGCCGGCGGGACGGCAGGCGGCACGGCGGGTGGGATGGTGGGTGGAGGAGGTGCTGCGCCCGGCGCTCCAGGAGCTGCAGATCTGTCAGGACTTATCCAGGC A